From the Burkholderia sp. WP9 genome, the window GCGCCGTGCGCCAGCAGCAGCGCGACGATTTCATCAAAGCCGCCGTACGCCGCGGCCATCAACGGTGTGACGCCCGGCGCGCTGGCGTGCTGAACGTTCGCGCCATGTTCGATCAGCATGCGCGCCGTTCCCACGTCGCCTTTTTTGCACGCGGTAATTAGCGCAGTGTCGCCGATGCGGTTCATGGCATCCACTGCGGCCCCGCGCTGAAGCGCCGCGAGAGCCGACGGCTCGTCTCCGTCTTTCGCGGCTGCAAGCAGTTGCCTGTTTGTTTCTCCGTCGCCTTGCGCATGCGCGGGCATGCATGCGCCGAATGCGCCCGCAAGCAACACGACAACAGCAGTGGTACGGATGAGAGTTTGTTTCACGGCATCGCCTCCCTGCTACTGGAGATTGTTGATGTATGCGGCGAGATTGCGAATGTCGTCGTCTGTCAGATTGCGGGTCACACTGGCCATGTTGCCGGCGTCGTTGGTCCGCGTATGCGAACGGAAGTCCTGCATTTGCTTGACGATGTACGGATACAGTTGACC encodes:
- a CDS encoding ankyrin repeat domain-containing protein yields the protein MKQTLIRTTAVVVLLAGAFGACMPAHAQGDGETNRQLLAAAKDGDEPSALAALQRGAAVDAMNRIGDTALITACKKGDVGTARMLIEHGANVQHASAPGVTPLMAAAYGGFDEIVALLLAHGADPLATDRIGKTAMEYAAGQGQSKVVSQLLDAGVDVNRPYKNDLTALMWAAGYDRADTVRLLIARGANRALKDNRGLTAKDIAVQTKSDQVARLLSAG